The Alosa alosa isolate M-15738 ecotype Scorff River chromosome 3, AALO_Geno_1.1, whole genome shotgun sequence nucleotide sequence caaaactggtactgcaatcactttcaatttactagtcaagtcaagtcaagtcagttttatttagtatagcgcatttaacatgcacaaagtgcaacccaaagcgctccacatacaaacattgacaaaaaacaaaagacaataagacaaaaaaatgccagacggagtggcgtagtcgccagtgttgacaccacatgacaaaaacatttaaaaaataacaaacacaaatactgtagagcggtgtatcccctccccctcccccctgactcgaggttgccaacccggatgccgaggcactactgactttgtgattagtagataggtggagggtggcgcatcaggccaaaacacaacatgacatgacaaaacacaacatcaacatcagttgggggctgcaacttcacttttaaatgacaatatcctggcggactactgttgtcagtgatataagtatttgaaatgaacatgatttcttaatgtctagtgacatatcagggccattttatgattaattgaaatacatttcttacatacggttcctttaaaagtaagttagattacaagttactttattagttactttcagcagctgccaacaacacccccaccgcctcaacataaaaatgataaccggttttgccaatactcactatactggaagtgcattttaacagtaatgccaacaatgtatagcagacatcccaacctaacctacttagatactgaaatgcagatgtttgttcaataatgtctagtcagtacaccaaataaggaaggcctattgatagaaattgtgatagtaaaatatgtagattttggtagtttggccttttcatgtagccttggcaactagccatctagtataggcctgagtaatatgcaaataaaattacacttgttcaactcacctcaacaagtcttttgcaatcatttaacatgcaatgctaaagtcactgttacaaacagtgcagtgtgcaatactatcattatgttttactcttatgagacaattgggtacacttttgtgtagtctgatgtgaaatgggtgttaaatgttcctttttgaggggcactgactctgccatgacgctcctgttcctagatacactaactgaactgattaattaagttcgggagaaaagagatataagcccacctacactgaaaactgatatgttgatttagcaaaaaagaccaggatgctctctgtcttggatgcgcttgcaggcacacatgcaccactcctctctctctccctctccgttgtgtgcgcgttaaactTAGATGCACACGCGAAGTCCGGTCTGactggcttgcgtgctcttgttcgctctaggttccgggagattttataatttgcgggcgtcagtatatcaatatgtgggagactcccaaaacttcgggagacttgggatgtctagctagacaacactttgtcgccagcacagaatgtacaaattaggctaccttaatgttgtcatgtttagctgaaataatgactgtatagataaaacgtgcatctctttcctccctccgttgttgtttacgtttgtgtcgctgcgtggttttacacgtgagttttcctcatgctgaaaaggttGGCATAACTTACATGACGTCaatccccgagacaagaagaaaaGTAACACGTTACTGGCATGGTTGGGATGAtgttggccaatcgtgaaacgcGAGATGCACAAGACCGCCTATATTAAAAAACGACTACTTCTGCATTTATAAGCGATAGTGTAATCTAgactgcggtcatttttagtGTCTAGCCCATAACATCAAATACATCGATTGTCATCAGATGTTGCACGTCCATAGTGTCATATTTGCATGCACAACACTGTTAAAGAACCTGCAAGATCCAAAATGTTTGGAGAGTTAGAGCTCCACCtttaagatatatgacagaatcttAGACGTGTGATAACTTTGTTTTTTAAgataattgattgattgaaattgGTCAGCAAGTCCACAAGTTGTGCAGATGTCAACCATTTAAAAAGTTAATATTCTTTATTAGTATGGAATCTGATTGTATGATTAGGCCACACAGCAAAACAAGTGTCATTCAGGTTTATTTGTGAAACCACAAGGCACTAATATTCTGTTCACAAAATCAAATATTAGAATGCTATCTTGGTCTTAAGGAAAAGGAGAACAAATGATTGGGTATATCCAAAACTCAATCAACAAACCACAGTGGCATGGAAAACATTTAATGCAGTCTGTGTGATTGTGCAAGAAAGTATGTTGGTGAGAAGAACAGAGCAGTATAATCAGAGGTAGAAGTGCACATGAAGTCTAAGAGGGCATTAAGAGGGGAAAAAGGTAATGCCACTATGTGAGACTAGCTGGGCTTGTGCTTTTGGTCTGGGAGGTGGTAAAGGAGTTTGCTTCACATGCATATGTCTGTCTCCTGTAGACAGCCCAAACCCACTCTTCCAAGTAACCCTTTGGCTCCCTCTAGTGGTCGCAGCCGAAGAGGTCTGTGGACACCCTCTTGGCCTCAGGGACAGCTTTTGCGGCTTGCATGACCATAAGGCTCTCAAAGTGGTAGAAATGGTTGCCAACAATAATCTTGACTCCGTCAAGCCCACACATAGCAGCATCCACATACTTGAAGAGGGTGAAGGGACCATCCTTAATGGGTACTCGAGGTGTCGCCTTCATGTCCACTTCATAGAGGGTTTGACCTGGATGCACACAATTGAGTAAAATTGAGTGAAAACACGTCGCAGAGCAAAATCAGCAGTAGAACAAAAGTCACAAGTCATGAAGTATAAGACACACCTTTAATCACATGTACAATGTGGTTATCTTTACAAATAAAAGCTGCATCCACAGGTCCATCAAGACCAAGCTCATCTTTCAGAGATTTGGGGTAGccttccaggtgtgtgtgtggctccccAATCTTGTAGACGAACACCTCATTGTCCTGCAAAGAATGATATTCATCCTGTCATTCATCCTACCATGTCTAATATGATTTTAATTCTTGTTCTGAgagttaatttattattttgttaatcTGTACAAATATTGATGAGTATAATAAGAGTTGTAGTCACACCTTGATCATGTGCATGTGGCCTTCATAGGCGAAGACAGCATCCACTTCACTGTGCAGTTCCTTGAAGGCACTTTCAACGGTATCAGAAtgcattttctctccctccatacgCAGGAAGTGGTGGGCTTTAAATGAGAAGAACAGAAAAAGATGTGTGATTTGGACCAGAGGATAAAAGAgagataaaataataaaagtggAGCAGAAATggtgtgcatactgtacattgatagatagatagacagatactttattgatccccaggggaaattcaaggtctcagtagcatgtagacaacacacacacattcactaacagcagaaaaagtaattaaaagtatataatataaaaacataactaagcaataaggacagtagaagataaagaatatactaaatatactaaaatacaaattatactaactaacacttaatataaaccaattctaaaaacagtatccacatagtggtgattaatcaatcaagaaaATTGATTGATAGAGCACATAGACCTCATATCATACTCACATCTGAATGCATAAACATTTCCATCATTATCAGATGCAGCTGCATCAAGGTGCACATGGCTGCACTGTTCTCTCTCAATGTGGTTAGTGGAATCACCTGAGGAGGAAACAGGGGTGTGAAGAGAGTGCTGGCATTTGCTCATCACACTACTTCATGAAGACCTATGTTACCTGTCTCTTGTTCTTTTCACATCATTTAATAGCTCCTAATTCATGTGTAGAAATGCTAATGGGTTTTCATCATTGCTttacgacaaaaaataaaaatggttgAATCTTTCCTTTGACTCACCAAACTTTGAGCATCTCATGAAGTAATCACGTGCATCCTTTGGGTATCTGCCATGTACTTCTCCTGTCATTGGGTCAAACTTGGAGAACTGATGACCATGGAAACAGTAGTAGTGGCCAAGCCAGCGAAAGGCAGAGGTGCAGTTGGGCATGCTTGTGAACTCCTTCTCATCTAACTTCTGGGTTTTCACATCGTAGTGCCATATATCATCACCTGGACAGGAAAAGAATAATTTAcaatgtaaacaaagaactgAGTGAAGAAGTTATTTTAgaagacatttttaaaatgttttcccCATTTACCTTTGAAGAAGATAACCATGTTGGACTTGCAGTCCTCCTCTGGGCACACCACAGCAGCATCTAGATGGTCGGGGACCCCAGGGAAGACGTCTTTAATGTCCTTAGGATAGCCTGGCTCCAGGGTGTGGTTGTAGTAACTGAAAACTTTGGTGTCCTTTGAAGAGTATAGGAAAACAGGACAGATGGAGTTTGAGGAGAATTCTGGGAATTTTAGACACACCAACTGCCTTTTAAAGGTTCCAAAAAAAACGAAATCAGTTATTATACTGATGACCTTGTTATTAGTTACAACAGTACCAGGAAGAAGAACATGTGGTCGTGGTGCTCAGCAGAATCAGGAAAGTGCATGCGGAAAGCAGCGTCCACGTGCCCCAGGTGGTGATGGTCGTCCAGCTCAGAGAAGGATCCATTGGAGAGTTCTGCCTTTCCATGGAAGCCTTTGAAGACGTGATCGCCTGTAGGAACATCATACAGTATGATGAAGTTCTATGACTTAATCCTGGACATCTACATTTTGGcttcatttacagtgatgtgTGAACATTTTCGCCAGTTTTTACAAAGTTATACTTTCTTCTGTGTAAGTGGTCTACATATTTAGAGTTTCAACAATCCTTTTATTTACACTTTTGTACGTTGTTGTTTGTTGACTGAAAACTAAACTGTGACTGAAAACTGAAACTGTGGTCTGTGGATTAAGTACAGATATACAAAGGTTTATTTACCTTTGAAGAAGTATGGCGTTCCCGTCTCAGTAACTGCTACAGCGTCCATCTCCATTCCGTCACAGCGATCAAGCACAGCACCATGATGGTGCTTGGAGTGGTCTTGTGCTGGTTCATCTGCATTAAAAGGAGGGAACATTTTGTTGTCACCCTGTTGTAATAGCTGAAACCACTGAATTCTAGCTTGATGCCTTACAGAAAGGCAATTTGAAAAACAATGAAAGTGTCTGAGTTTTTTTagtaaaacaaacaacaacaaaaacctatTGAACAAATCCATCTATTTTTGTATCAGCTGTTATTTTGTGCCAAAGACAACCAAAGACAGTTGTTTTTGTGATCGATAATTTATGATAAACAAAGCAAGAAACTTTCCGTGGAAAATATGTTTTTCACTCAAACGTAACTTACCTGTCTGTAGATGCCCCCCCCCATGATGCCtagacagagaaaaggagaaaatgaCTATGGCAGAAATATTAAAAGCACAAGGATGTTCTGTGaatacagaaataaataaattgaaataaatagTAAAACTAGTGGAGTATTTTGGTAAGAGAAAGATCAAGCAAAATATGACGAAAATGTGTTCCTACAGTAGATAGAACAATCAGTATCATGTAAATGCATGGATCCACGCAAGCAAGCAATAGAATGAAAATGTACAAAGCTTTTACTTACGAGGTGGAGAGGCCCAGGGCCAGGCAGAGACACACCGTCAGGAAGAGTAGCTTCATGGTTATCAGGACCTCTGGTGCAACCTCTGGAGAGAGATCAGCTGGACAAGGTGCCCAGCATGCCAGTGGACTCAAACTTTTATACCCACaccaggagagaggggaggcaaCACAGCCTGGCACAAGCCGCACGCCCACGGTTTACAAAGCGTGGGTACTCATCGGCCTCCACTCCTCTGGCCCCATTGATGTGGTCAAGGTGCATGCATTTCAAAGAAAAAGACCAAAATCTTCCTCCCTCCCACCACAGGGCTATGGAGAAATCAATACTCAAAGGATTACATAAGGCCCCAGGGCACTCTAGGTATTGCTGATCTAGGTAAGGATGTAAATATTGACATGAATCTTACCTTTACAGTGGATTGATTAAAATCCTATATTGTCATTCCAACAGTGAATAGAAACAGACAAAACAATGTTTATAAATTGGAGAGATTTGTGAAGTGTGCATATGGCACCTCAATGGTTATTGTCAAGGCATCAGGTAAAATGAGACCATATTCACTTTTAATAGTTATTGTGTTTTATAAAAACTAAATTAAATATTGAAAGCACCACAGTGGTCTATGACTGATTCTTAAACCACGGCCCTATAAGCTATGAAGAGTTTTTCAAGGTCTGTATTTTCCAGTGTAAATAACTCAATTTCAGATTTGAggactttttaaaaatatatagctACTGGGAACTTCAGATGAAATTTGGCATATCAGGAAACATCTGATATGGCACATTTTCTAACACATATATGCATAATATCAGAGCAAATTACAGCGATTTCAACCAGAGAAAATCAGTCAGGATGTGAAAAGCTTAGCCTAgggttattacattattattaccgtattacattacatttaacaaacacttcttgaccaaagtgacttacatttgccagctatattacaaggggtCACATTGTCCCTGTAGCAACTTTGGGttaaagtgccttgctcaagggcacaacggtggaagccgggaattgaaccgacaactttcaggctactgcctagctccttaaccactacactaccactgcccatGTGAAGGGTTGCAAGTTATGTTCCTTCAGCTCAGCTGCTGGGAGGTACTCAGCTCACCAATGCCATCCACTCAGaaccacatgacacacacaacagctgtTTGATTTACCTGGACTGCGAGAGTCTTTGGATGAAAGTGTATGCCCAATGAATgtagaaaataaatgtaaaagttTTGTCTTGAGTCAAGGAGATATATTTTTCCACTGACGGATGCAGGTTCTCAATAAAGTGGTAGGCTACTTACCTATAAATGAATGGTAATATGTCCAAATATAACATATGTCCAAAAAGTATTTTTAAACATGAGTTTATCTCAATCAGCACATGAAGTGTATTACATatttacaaacaaataaatcatCACGttgattttatgttttagttCAAAGGAATGTAATTATGTGACACTCCTAAACAAGGGCGTATGCAAATATTATCTTACTGTATGGTTACAACTATGGATAGACTGTCCCATACAGAGTTGCCAGGTTCACTTATTGTAAGCAACTTGGGGTTGTTTATCAGTAAAGTCACTTATACATTTTCCTCGTAAATCAAGACTGCACAAAATAACCCATTAATAACAGAGTTTCTTTTGCTGGTCAATAAGAGACTTGGGTTAAATACATTTTTGGCCTGGTTGCTTATTTTTCTCCCAAGATCTGGCAACATGCTGTGACTCTGAACCCCGAATATTCTAgatgatgaaatgcattattgAATGTTTTTGGTTTCTTGCTGAACCAGTAGCCTAAATAACACAGAGtagctaaaaaaataaataaacacgcATTTACCTCTATCAGTCTGTCACAATAAAGGTAGATTTGCTGATCATTAACATAAaactctctcatgctctctctctctctctctctctctctctctctctctctctctctctctttctggctgTCTCTCCCATGCATGTGAAGTTACTTCTTATCTTCTTAACAAGTCTTTCTAAATgtaaatggaaatattactgTAAATCAAGTTTGTGAGCTAAGATGAAGATTTATTTCCCAGTGTTGGCACAGTTACACTGTTGGCTCTGAGTCGTGATATTGAAGGGCATAAAGATCGTGCGCATGGCTAGTATTTACCCAAACACCCACATTTACAGAGGTCAGGTAAAAGTTGCAATCATTTGTTAGATAAGGCAGTTCTTCCAATAAAGACACTATTTATGTGACATAGTCAATATGATTAGCATCACTATttaccaccacccacacaccacacactcatgcaaTGGCACATTTGTCACAGCATGTCTCTACAGATACATCTACACTTGAATACTCATGGGGTGTTGGGATCCATTGCATTGGATAATGCAGTACAGTAATATTTGCATGTACAAAATGTTGCATTTCTGCACAAACATGCAGTAAACTGAAGTATTATGTAGCGCAATGCAGTTTTGTCATGTCCAAAATATTACTATATCCTGAATATGAACTGCAAATTCCTCCAAAACTGCAATTTTGATACTCAGATTCACTAAATTCAGCATCCAAAAGGTGGAATAATTTCTTTATATAAAATCAAAATGTGTAGCAAATCGAGGAACGCTCCCTGTTTGCAGCAGTCATCGCTAATAGATAACTCTTAGGGTATAGAATCTGGACTGTGCAAGTACTGAATTCACTGACTCGCAAAGTCACCTGAGGTTAAACCAATAGACTGTCAGCAACTATTACCAAGGATATACGTTTACATCCAAGAAATATcgattaattttaaaaatatttacacaACTTCTGTTTTTCAAATGAATAGGACTGAGACCTCACCCAAATGGCAAAGAAAAACATGATACAGATCTGTCCAAGTGACCTTTCTTTTACcacttttaaataaaaaaagtacatttaaaCGTCTGTGAGCTCTAGAGACTGTAGAACTTATGGCAGATATAGTGGATAAGTTGTAGTGGAGCTACAGTGTACAGTAGCTCTAAACAAATAtggatgcatttatttgatgtAATTCCTTTAGAGATGTTTGCTTGCTATAAATCAGTGATAAAGAATGAATTTGTTTTAAAAGTAGGTGACGTGATGTATGTGTGGATTCAGGTGACATGTGATGTATTTGTGGATTCAGGTGTGTCTTGAAGCAGGTCAAGCTCTCAATCTTTTCTTGGCAGGAACTCCAGGTTTTTGGTGCTCTTGTACAGTAACCTCTAAAAAACTCAACCTCTAAACAAACTGTAAACATCACAGAACAAGCTAGACGGACATTCTCCCTCCCTGGCTGTGCCTTCACACTATGAGAATCTGGCTGGCTCAAGGTAAAACATGCCTGGGACCACTTTTACCAGGTTAGGGATAGACATTCATACTGTACCAAAGGGAGCTCATCTGATTTTGTAGGTTAGTTTCCAGCAACTTGATTGACAATGAGTCATTCTTATATTCTGCAGCTGCCATTTGGAACAGTTTTCCCAGAGACTTGTAAACAAGAAATGTGATTcgataaaaatgttaaaaggtATAGCTtctaatttatatttttgtgttcTTGATTGTCATTGTCTTACTTGTCATTTTGtattgatatttttttatttttgtgagttttattttcattccatcaatgtgtttattttaatttcatcaatgtgatgaattgtctttgcacaaacacactcacacacacccacacacacacacacacacatgcacgtgtacacacaccagCCAGGCTCCTCATCCATACCAGACGAtcagcacacatcacccccattctccatcaactccattggctaccaattccgtcccggatcaaatacaaagtactactactcaccttcaaaccctccacaaccttgctcccccctacatctgcgacctcctgaccccttacactccttcccgctcactcagatcctctgaccaaaacctcttggctatcccccggtccagactctccaccctgggtggcagTTCCTTCAGTGCCctggcccccaaactctggaactccctcccccaacctcttcgtgcctgtccttctcttcctttcttcaaagcacatctcaagacctttctgtttaatgatcacttctcctccacacccaacacatagttcctacagataacttgtctttgttgtattgttttgtttgtttgttattgtgtttccctgcctttgtctctgttgtattgtttccctgccttcctactatgtaaagcgaccttgggtttgagaaaggcgctatataaaataaacctattattattattattaccagtGACACACGTTCCACGATGGAAATAAGCATTTTACCTTTATTGTGTTATCATTGATAACTTTGTAAGAATGTGCATGAGAAGCAGATCACTGTATAATGTCTTCTAAAGCATGAGATCAAATCTCAATCTTCTAGCTGCAGCAGAAGGCTTGGATGATTGTGCTGGCTAGCCATCTGCCTGCTGGCTGTCTCTGCTGAGGCCCTCTAGGTTAAAGTGTAGACGATCCAGACGGGCTTGCTAATACCTAACAGAGTCTGATCAGACCCTCACGTTGCCTGAGTCACTGACCGGATGGCCCTTTCCCCTTCACACCCCGAAGTGCACCCAAGGCCAGGCGGCTGACTCCTACGCCTACAAAGGGTGCCATGCCAAGATCAGGGACCTCTGGACTGCATGGTACTGATGTCCTCTTCTTTCATAATGCCCTTGCGCTATAACATTTGTCACAAGTTACATTGATGTATTTAAACAatcatttgttgttgttgttttgttaatgCCAAATATCAAGATAATGACCAGGGTAATACATTGTATAAACCAAAATGACACTGAAAGCATAAAAGCATTCTCCAATTAAGACCAGGATGCAGAAAAATAGCAGAACCTATTTTTTTCACTACCAATCAGACCACACCAGACTAACTGAAATGCATGCTGCATGGGATGGACTGCATAGTGGCTGTATAAGCTGTGGAACTTGACAAAAACACAAGCTGATGGAGAGataaggaaagaaagaggaatAAAATTGACCAATGACTGCAGGAAAGACAACTATCCATGgtatattttcattttattgcACAGCTTTGAATAATA carries:
- the LOC125292033 gene encoding hemopexin-like — protein: MKLLFLTVCLCLALGLSTSHHGGGHLQTDEPAQDHSKHHHGAVLDRCDGMEMDAVAVTETGTPYFFKGDHVFKGFHGKAELSNGSFSELDDHHHLGHVDAAFRMHFPDSAEHHDHMFFFLDTKVFSYYNHTLEPGYPKDIKDVFPGVPDHLDAAVVCPEEDCKSNMVIFFKGDDIWHYDVKTQKLDEKEFTSMPNCTSAFRWLGHYYCFHGHQFSKFDPMTGEVHGRYPKDARDYFMRCSKFGDSTNHIEREQCSHVHLDAAASDNDGNVYAFRSHHFLRMEGEKMHSDTVESAFKELHSEVDAVFAYEGHMHMIKDNEVFVYKIGEPHTHLEGYPKSLKDELGLDGPVDAAFICKDNHIVHVIKGQTLYEVDMKATPRVPIKDGPFTLFKYVDAAMCGLDGVKIIVGNHFYHFESLMVMQAAKAVPEAKRVSTDLFGCDH